A segment of the Pelorhabdus rhamnosifermentans genome:
TACTTGCCCAGCGCTGTGAAGAAGAAGGTCTTATCTTCATTGGACCAAAAACACGCCATTTGCATATGTTTGGCGATAAAATCAACGCCCGCCAACAGGCACTAGCCGCAGGCATCCCCGTAATTCCGGGCAGTGAAGGTCCGATAAACACACTTGAAGAATTAAAAAGTTTTGTAGACGAATTCGGCTATCCTATCATTATTAAAGCCTCTTCAGGTGGTGGCGGCCGCGGCATGCGCATTGTCCGCACAACAGCCTCCCTGACTGAAGCCGTTCAGCGAGCTAAGTCGGAAGCCAAAACTTCCTTTGGCAATGATGAAATCTATGTGGAAAAACTGCTCGAACATCCTAAACACATCGAAGTCCAAGTACTAGGCGATACCTACGGTAATCTTGTCCATTTATATGAAAGAGACTGCTCAGTACAACGCCGTCACCAGAAAGTCGTAGAAATTGCCCCGTCCTTATCCTTACCTGAAGAACTGCGTCTTGAAATTTGTGCAGCAGCCGTAAAATTAATGAAAAATGTCGGTTATATCAGTGCAGGCACGGTAGAATTTCTCGTTACACCGGATCACAAATTTTATTTTATTGAAGTCAATCCCCGTGTTCAAGTGGAGCACACCATTACAGAACAGATTACAGGTATCGACATCATTCAGTCCCAAATTTTAATTGCCGAAGGTCATTCCCTCCATGATGAAGAAGTCGGCATTCCTGAGCAAGAAAAGATTCTTTGCAATGGTCATGCCATTCAGTGCCGCATCACTACCGAAGATCCGGCGAATAATTTTTTACCTGACACAGGAAAAGTCATGGCTTATCGCAGCGGCGGCGGGTTTGGCATCCGCCTTGATGCAGGCAATGCCTTCCAAGGCTCAGTGATTACGCCATTTTATGATTCCCTGCTTGTCAAACTTTCTACGTGGGGACTCACACACAAAAGCGCCATTGCTAAAATGCTGCGTGGCTTAGGTGAATTTCGAATTCGTGGTATTAAAACAAATATTTCCTTTTTGGAAAATGTCGTCAAACACGATCAATTTCTTCATGGAACCTATGACACCTCCTTTATTGATACATCGCCAGAGCTATTTATTTTCCTCACTCCACAAGACCGGGGTACTAAACTACTAAGCTATATTGGAAACATTACAGTAAACGGTTATGATGGCATGATCAATAAAACAAAACCATCCTTCACCATTCCGCGGTTTCCCAGAACCATTCCAAACAAAATTTCTCAAGGCACCAAGCAGATTCTTGACAGTCAAGGTCCTGATGGCCTAGTGAAATGGATCAAAGAGCAGCCTTCTGTTCTGCTTACTGACACAACCATGCGTGATGGCCATCAGTCACTGCTCGCTACTCGAATCCGCACAGCCGATATGCTGAAAATCATGGATCCCACAGCAAAAGTCATGGCTGATTACTTTTCACTTGAGATGTGGGGCGGCGCTACATTTGATGTGGCCCTACGCTTCTTAAAAGAAGATCCATGGGAACGGCTAAGCTTACTCAGAGAAAAGTGCCCGAATATTTTATTTCAAATGCTGCTACGCGCCTCAAATGCTGTCGGTTATAAGAATTACCCTGATAATGTGATCAAAAAATTCGTCACCAAATCAGCGGAAGCAGGTATGGATGTATTTCGGATTTTTGACAGTCTCAATTGGCTGGAAGGCATGAAAGTGGCCATTGATTGTGTGTGTGAAACAGGCAAAGTCGCCGAAGCGGCACTATGCTATACAGGCGATATTTTAGATCAGTCACGCACCAAATATGACCTTCAGTATTACGTCCGCATGGCAAAAGAATTAGAACAAGCCGGTGCCCATATTCTTTGCATCAAGGACATGGCAGGCCTACTGAAGCCAGAAGCTGCCTACGGCCTCGTCTCGGCCCTGAAAGACGCCGTAACCATTCCTATTCATCTTCACACACATGACACAAGCGGCAATGGTATCTATACTTACGCCCGTGCCATTGATGCCGGTGTCGATATTATCGATACCAGCCTGTCCGCCTTGGCTGGCATGACATCACAGCCAAGTGTCAACAGTTTATTTCATGCCCTATCTGGTCATCCACGTCAGCCAAAAGTAGACATCAACGGACTCAACGAACTCTCCCATTATTGGGAAGATGTACGAACTTTTTACCAAAATTTCGAGTCCCATATGTTATCCTCTAACGCTGAAATTTATGACCATGAAATGCCAGGCGGCCAATACAGCAATCTCAAACAACAAGCTAAAGCTGTCGGACTTGGCAGTCGCTGGACAGAAGTACAAACTATGTACAGTCAAGTAAATCAGATGTTTGGCGATATT
Coding sequences within it:
- the pyc gene encoding pyruvate carboxylase, whose amino-acid sequence is MSRIKTVLVANRGEIAIRVFRACSELNIRTVAIYSKEDIFSLHRYKADEAYLVGAGKKPTEAYLDIESILTIAKEHGVDAIHPGYGFLSENSLLAQRCEEEGLIFIGPKTRHLHMFGDKINARQQALAAGIPVIPGSEGPINTLEELKSFVDEFGYPIIIKASSGGGGRGMRIVRTTASLTEAVQRAKSEAKTSFGNDEIYVEKLLEHPKHIEVQVLGDTYGNLVHLYERDCSVQRRHQKVVEIAPSLSLPEELRLEICAAAVKLMKNVGYISAGTVEFLVTPDHKFYFIEVNPRVQVEHTITEQITGIDIIQSQILIAEGHSLHDEEVGIPEQEKILCNGHAIQCRITTEDPANNFLPDTGKVMAYRSGGGFGIRLDAGNAFQGSVITPFYDSLLVKLSTWGLTHKSAIAKMLRGLGEFRIRGIKTNISFLENVVKHDQFLHGTYDTSFIDTSPELFIFLTPQDRGTKLLSYIGNITVNGYDGMINKTKPSFTIPRFPRTIPNKISQGTKQILDSQGPDGLVKWIKEQPSVLLTDTTMRDGHQSLLATRIRTADMLKIMDPTAKVMADYFSLEMWGGATFDVALRFLKEDPWERLSLLREKCPNILFQMLLRASNAVGYKNYPDNVIKKFVTKSAEAGMDVFRIFDSLNWLEGMKVAIDCVCETGKVAEAALCYTGDILDQSRTKYDLQYYVRMAKELEQAGAHILCIKDMAGLLKPEAAYGLVSALKDAVTIPIHLHTHDTSGNGIYTYARAIDAGVDIIDTSLSALAGMTSQPSVNSLFHALSGHPRQPKVDINGLNELSHYWEDVRTFYQNFESHMLSSNAEIYDHEMPGGQYSNLKQQAKAVGLGSRWTEVQTMYSQVNQMFGDIIKVTPSSKVVGDMALYMVQNRLTEDDLYDQGETLDFPDSVVEFFEGQLGQPYQGFPKELQRIILHGKKPFTKRPSELMEAFNFDRAQGILKNALERQINCEDLLSYALYPKVFLAYQNFVKKYGDISLLNTPTFFYGLVPREEIRVDIEEGKTLVIKLLSVGAPRPEGTRAVNFELNGLPRQVIIKDNNLKTTVITNKKAEQDNPGHLGATMSGTVVKALVTKGARIKKGEPLMVTEAMKMETTIQAPFDGFVKEVHAADGDAIQTGDLLIEVSPEK